In the genome of Kluyveromyces marxianus DMKU3-1042 DNA, complete genome, chromosome 1, one region contains:
- a CDS encoding cd12148 family transcription factor, which translates to MGRPPKKVSLENIQRFQLELEMAGQDINQLLKDKKGRSRACLLCQRRKQKCDHKLPSCTACLKAGVKCVQPARYGYDGSSSEHQRSTRESSPAGVNWDGVKKSEDSHAVKIIPDTHSVHPKQGVITNRYGSNDPGSAVSDSSNEAKAVSSNNNNNDRFNFGESDSSRLTQLANAAGHASTSPGVRTYSNGKDKKSKTKPSHKDGKDEYTLFLEKKLKYLEKLVDMRPDSNSYKERLSKYKKIAHLLDNGEPDQDDITSILNLSEKSADAQATVSPAQQQQQQQQPQQQQQSKRIQSPILPLPPKAAFLPLHQQSQKSQQPSGLVKPPHSHERVLSSLASDSLESIDYSRCIFAKYNLKEFLSYDPAFEFDEQLSRAFLDTYFTRLQFKYPLLDEQEIYTFHDDYINDNVHSYSTNEFHFSCGRMWLVFSIAAHLHKTTGKYQGLPPNRYFSTAIRHITKCGTNLTFVQQIEVLTLLILYIIRTDRDSIGLYEIIKDVTNICKNKLYLNKWNPKDPFANKKLRLFWCVYLIERMICVAVGKPYTIAESEIDLPLFNKDSFYTREADMKIHEHGVHFINQSLKLRRIESTFVEQLNIISQKTGTTSISSSVTNQKKLSTTEKSKLQAQLPQVKKFFQDLEIWRSNCSISRVRNFENETLKLYYYRSVRLLLQPYLELLEPQDRLFKECQAAAGQICQLYKIFHQKTVFGHSTPAVHTVFVAGVTLIYCMWLARNWDDERRRKLGDVSKHTRPLVSGLLFSTMDDLRACSVCLYVMAERSKFAIIFRDTFDQLMNATIGNLIERCGPDSSELIYVTSSKRGETTPTLITIPDKNHDNDDSNKELDRKGMPPAMKRTFGEFQESAHAGFVANSQIDIEEQMERKRKQGVLQKTSVPKSLSHLLVKLEDEEQKDDKPVDKATKPSPKPKVSSTTASDVLTPPDQNSIGNKYIVKKPSNVTESDWEIFQQQAFLQQHQAQQNLQAYLSSLNGTIEQNAGHSLRKPNLADSQLINRTTVNQPSPAQQPSSLNAINEGHMMFSNVEARPPIQTSNGSSPAGWQQGNAEILSRNQTGFAKSPNANLQPMSFSIDPSPRPNDNGIIFNNGTHTMINNISTWTNDSVLDLMNNNNTYTEPVNGGVTNGNGGLQTSTTSDGQKPYVIPNRDNNPGPFKFNPSINWRNSSFTNMNIRQQDGHQSQRLDNHQDQQQQPNQQQIEAMLSVPVEEFWTVNDDYGFLA; encoded by the coding sequence ATGGGTCGTCCTCCTAAGAAAGTTAGTTTAGAGAACATCCAGAGGTTCCAGCTGGAGCTTGAAATGGCTGGGCAGGATATTAACCAGTTATTGAAGGATAAGAAAGGGCGTTCGCGAGCATGTTTGTTGTGTCAGCGACGTAAACAGAAGTGTGACCATAAGCTTCCGAGTTGCACGGCTTGTTTGAAGGCTGGAGTAAAGTGTGTTCAGCCAGCGCGGTATGGGTACGATGGATCATCTAGTGAACACCAGAGAAGTACAAGGGAGTCGTCACCGGCAGGTGTGAACTGGGATGGAGTGAAGAAAAGTGAAGATTCTCATGCTGTTAAAATTATACCAGATACTCATAGTGTGCATCCAAAACAAGGTGTGATTACCAACAGGTATGGCAGTAACGATCCGGGGTCTGCTGTGAGTGATTCGAGTAATGAGGCGAAGGCGGTGAgtagcaacaacaataacaacgACAGATTCAACTTTGGAGAATCGGATAGTTCAAGATTGACACAATTGGCCAACGCTGCTGGGCATGCCAGCACATCTCCAGGGGTGCGTACATACTCTAATGGGAAGGATAAAAAgtccaaaacaaaaccttCTCATAAGGATGGAAAGGATGAATACACACTgtttttggaaaagaaactaaaGTATTTGGAGAAGTTAGTGGATATGAGACCGGACTCGAACTCGTATAAGGAACGGCTCAGCAAGTACAAGAAGATTGCTCATCTTCTAGATAACGGAGAGCCCGATCAAGATGATATAACATcgattttgaatttatcaGAGAAATCAGCTGATGCGCAAGCAACTGTTTCTCCtgctcaacaacaacaacaacaacaacaaccacagcagcagcagcaatctAAAAGAATTCAGTCCCCTATTCTACCGCTTCCTCCTAAGGCAGCATTCCTTCCTTTACATCAACAAAGCCAAAAGTCCCAACAGCCTTCCGGGCTAGTAAAACCTCCTCATTCACATGAACGTGTATTGAGCTCATTGGCATCAGATTCCCTTGAATCAATAGACTACTCCCGCTGCATTTTTGCAAAATACAACTTAAAAGAGTTCCTCTCTTATGATCCTgcatttgaatttgatgaacAGTTAAGTAGAGCATTCTTGGACACATATTTCACAAGGCTTCAATTTAAGTACCCACTTTTGGATGAGCAAGAAATATATACCTTCCATGATGACTATATCAACGACAATGTTCATTCTTATTCTACAAATGAGTTCCACTTCTCTTGTGGGAGAATGTGGTTAGTATTCAGTATTGCAGCCCATTTACACAAAACAACCGGGAAATATCAAGGATTGCCTCCAAATAGATACTTCTCGACTGCAATCCGCCATATAACTAAATGTGGGACTAATCTTACTTTTGTGCAGCAGATTGAAGTTCTAACACTACTTATTCTTTACATTATCAGGACAGATCGTGATTCTATCGGATTATATGAAATCATCAAAGATGTCACCAATATTTGTAAAAATAAACTCTATTTGAATAAATGGAATCCCAAGGATCCATTCGCTAATAAGAAATTAAGATTATTTTGGTGCGTATACCTCATCGAACGAATGATATGTGTTGCAGTAGGGAAACCATATACTATAGCAGAGTCAGAAATTGATCTTCCGTTATTCAATAAAGACAGCTTCTACACAAGAGAGGCTGATATGAAAATTCACGAACACGGTGTTCATTTTATCAATCAATCGTTAAAGCTTCGGAGGATCGAATCTACTTTTGTAGAACAACTAAACATCATATCACAAAAAACTGGGACCACTTCCATCTCATCAAGTGTTACCAATCAGAAAAAATTAAGCACTACGGAGAAGTCAAAATTACAAGCACAGTTACCACAGGTTAAGAAATTTTTCCAAGATTTGGAAATATGGAGATCAAACTGTTCCATATCACGAGTTAGAAATTTCGAAAATGAAACCTTAAAATTGTATTACTATAGATCTGTTAGACTGCTATTGCAGCCATATTTGGAACTTCTAGAGCCACAGGATCGTTTATTCAAAGAATGTCAGGCAGCAGCAGGTCAAATTTGCCAGttatacaaaatatttcatCAGAAGACTGTATTCGGTCATTCGACGCCTGCAGTCCACACAGTGTTTGTGGCTGGTGTAACATTAATATACTGCATGTGGTTAGCTAGAAATTGGGATGATGAAAGAAGGAGGAAATTGGGCGATGTGTCCAAGCATACAAGACCGTTGGTGAGTGGCCTACTCTTTTCTACTATGGATGATTTAAGAGCATGTTCGGTATGCTTATATGTAATGGCAGAAAGATCGAAATTTGCTATTATTTTCAGAGATACGTTCGATCAATTAATGAACGCTACGATCGGAAATTTAATTGAACGTTGTGGTCCGGATTCATCTGAATTAATATATGTTACAAGTTCGAAGAGAGGTGAGACAACTCCAACTTTGATCACTATACCAGATAAGAACcatgataatgatgacaGTAATAAAGAACTAGATAGAAAGGGTATGCCTCCGGcaatgaaaagaacattTGGTGAATTTCAAGAGTCGGCTCACGCGGGTTTCGTTGCAAACAGCCaaattgatattgaagaacaaatggaaagaaaacgTAAGCAAGGAGTATTACAGAAAACGTCAGTCCCAAAATCATTATCGCATCTACTAGTGAAGTTAGAggatgaagaacaaaaggaTGATAAACCAGTTGACAAGGCCACAAAACCATCTCCTAAACCAAAGGTAAGTTCAACTACCGCGTCTGACGTTCTCACCCCACCAGACCAAAACAGTATTGGtaataaatatattgtTAAAAAGCCATCAAACGTAACAGAATCTGACTGGGAAATATTCCAGCAACAGGCTTTCTTACAGCAACATCAGGCTCAACAAAACTTACAGGCATACCTCTCTTCTCTAAATGGTACAATAGAACAAAATGCAGGTCATTCACTTCGCAAACCTAACTTAGCAGACTCTCAACTCATCAATAGGACTACTGTCAACCAACCAAGCCCAGCGCaacaaccttcttctttaaatGCAATTAACGAAGGTCATATGATGTTTTCTAATGTGGAAGCCAGACCGCCAATTCAGACGTCTAATGGCTCATCGCCTGCTGGTTGGCAACAAGGAAACGCGGAAATACTTTCTAGAAACCAAACTGGTTTCGCGAAGTCTCCTAATGCAAATTTGCAACCGATGTCTTTTTCAATCGATCCCTCGCCCAGACCCAATGACAATGGTATTATCTTTAACAATGGGACTCATACCATGATTAACAATATTTCAACCTGGACGAACGACTCTGTATTGGACTTaatgaacaacaacaatacaTATACTGAACCAGTAAATGGGGGTGTAACGAATGGCAACGGCGGTCTCCAGACAAGTACAACATCAGATGGGCAGAAGCCTTATGTTATACCAAACAGGGACAACAACCCTGGGCCATTTAAATTTAACCCCTCGATTAATTGGAGGAATTCTTCATTTACCAATATGAATATACGCCAGCAAGACGGCCATCAGTCACAGAGACTGGATAATCATCAGgatcagcagcagcaaccaaaccaacaacaaattgaGGCTATGTTGTCAGTGCCAGTAGAAGAGTTCTGGACCGTTAATGACGATTATGGATTCCTTGCTTAG
- the RSO55 gene encoding Rso55p (mitochondrial) — MPPRPKFTAEMETEIEEKFLHGGRGPGGQKINKCNSKVQLRHIPTGIVVDCQATRSREQNRKIAREKLALRIAQWHNGDQPIERELAKIQWEQQSKRAKERKAKNKHKEAREKREEAARQQLEQEREILRSMLGS, encoded by the coding sequence atGCCTCCACGGCCCAAGTTCACTGCTGAAATGGAAACAGAAATAGAAGAGAAGTTCCTTCATGGTGGGAGAGGCCCTGGTGGCCAGAAGATTAACAAATGCAACAGCAAAGTCCAACTCCGACACATTCCTACAGGCATAGTGGTCGATTGCCAGGCCACGCGTTCCAGAGAGCAAAACAGAAAGATTGCAAGAGAGAAACTGGCACTGCGCATTGCACAATGGCACAATGGTGACCAGCCCATCGAAAGAGAGCTCGCCAAGATTCAATGGGAGCAGCAGTCAAAGCGAGCCAAGGAACGGAAGGCCAAAAACAAGCACAAAGAGGCCCGGGAAAAGCGAGAGGAGGCTGCCAGACAACAACTGGAGCAAGAACGCGAAATCCTCAGATCCATGCTCGGCAGCTGA
- the PUT7 gene encoding DUF1640 domain-containing protein has protein sequence MIRPLFRKYACRLIHTSRPLFKYNALQPQQQFPHEDFVNKLPEQLISQGNGLKPTTAANQLDTLYLHNKLVHNGFTSEQGNVIIELLLEYLDYEFFATYNDKFLRKMELENQSHLFNAAETELRYAIQNSRENSLNERTLELMQLDRDLSSFNDQLNELIINLLTKDSKVEFNDHKIENTLLHRELNLRLKDCNNKIGTKINGHIKSEIENLRWQTTRSGLFAILILVFFIMSGVSISKRISAENEKPVEVVLHTVDSEETDLQPLLSDKEEDEISQE, from the coding sequence ATGATACGACCACTTTTCAGGAAATATGCTTGTCGATTGATACATACAAGCAGACCTCTTTTTAAATACAATGCGTTGCAGCCACAGCAGCAGTTTCCCCACGAAGATTTTGTCAACAAACTGCCAGAACAGCTTATATCACAAGGAAATGGATTGAAACCAACAACTGCGGCCAACCAGTTGGATACGCTGTATCTTCACAACAAATTAGTACATAATGGGTTCACTTCGGAACAAGGAAATGTCATAATAGAGTTGTTATTGGAATATCTTGATTACGAGTTCTTTGCGACGTATAACGACAAGTTCTTGCGTAAGATGGAGCTAGAGAACCAGTCGCATCTCTTTAACGCAGCTGAAACGGAGCTACGATACGCCATTCAAAATTCAAGAGAAAACTCGCTAAATGAACGTACTTTAGAACTGATGCAGTTGGATAGGGACTTGAGCTCTTTTAACGACCAGTTGAACGAGCTTATCATCAATTTGCTTACTAAGGACTCGAAGGTAGAGTTCAATGATCACAAGATTGAGAATACGTTACTACATAGGGAACTTAACTTAAGGCTAAAGGATTGCAATAACAAGATTGGGACCAAAATCAACGGTCATATTAAATCGGAGATTGAAAACTTGCGGTGGCAGACAACTAGATCAGGATTGTTTGCCATTCTAATACTCGTGTTCTTCATTATGAGCGGTGTCTCTATTTCGAAGAGAATATCAGCAGAAAACGAGAAACCGGTTGAAGTCGTCTTGCACACTGTGGACTCGGAGGAAACGGACCTTCAACCTCTTCTCTCTgacaaggaagaagatgaaatatCCCAAGAGTGA